The following proteins are encoded in a genomic region of Pan troglodytes isolate AG18354 chromosome 2, NHGRI_mPanTro3-v2.0_pri, whole genome shotgun sequence:
- the GNAT1 gene encoding guanine nucleotide-binding protein G(t) subunit alpha-1 yields the protein MGAGASAEEKHSRELEKKLKEDAEKDARTVKLLLLGAGESGKSTIVKQMKIIHQDGYSLEECLEFIAIIYGNTLQSILAIVRAMTTLNIQYGDSARQDDARKLMHMADTIEEGTMPKEMSDIIQRLWKDSGIQACFERASEYQLNDSAGYYLSDLERLVTPGYVPTEQDVLRSRVKTTGIIETQFSFKDLNFRMFDVGGQRSERKKWIHCFEGVTCIIFIAALSAYDMVLVEDDEVNRMHESLHLFNSICNHRYFATTSIVLFLNKKDVFFEKIKKAHLSICFPDYDGPNTYEDAGNYIKVQFLELNMRRDVKEIYSHMTCATDTQNVKFVFDAVTDIIIKENLKDCGLF from the exons ATGGGGGCTGGGGCCAGTGCTGAGGAGAAGCACTCCAGGGAGCTGGAAAAGAAGCTGAAAGAGGACGCTGAGAAGGATGCTCGAACCGTGAAGCTGCTGCTTCTGG GTGCGGGTGAGTCCGGGAAGAGCACCATCGTCAAGCAGATGAA GATTATCCACCAGGACGGGTACTCGCTGGAAGAGTGCCTCGAGTTTATCGCCATCATCTACGGCAACACGTTGCAGTCCATCCTGGCCATCGTACGCGCCATGACCACACTCAACATCCAGTACGGAGACTCTGCACGCCAG GACGACGCCCGGAAGCTGATGCACATGGCAGACACTATCGAGGAGGGCACGATGCCCAAGGAGATGTCGGACATCATCCAGCGGCTGTGGAAGGACTCCGGTATCCAGGCCTGTTTTGAGCGCGCCTCGGAGTACCAGCTCAACGACTCGGCGGGCTA CTACCTCTCCGACCTGGAGCGCCTGGTAACCCCGGGCTACGTGCCCACCGAGCAGGACGTGCTGCGCTCGCGAGTCAAGACCACTGGCATCATCGAAACGCAGTTCTCCTTCAAGGATCTCAACTTCCG GATGTTCGATGTGGGCGGGCAGCGCTCGGAGCGCAAGAAGTGGATCCACTGCTTCGAGGGCGTGACCTGCATCATCTTCATCGCGGCGCTGAGCGCCTACGACATGGTGCTAGTGGAGGACGACGAAGTG AACCGCATGCACGAGAGCCTGCACCTGTTCAACAGCATCTGCAACCACCGCTACTTCGCCACAACGTCCATCGTGCTCTTCCTTAACAAGAAGGACGTCTTCTTCGAGAAGATCAAGAAGGCGCACCTCAGCATCTGTTTCCCGGACTACGATG GACCCAACACCTACGAGGACGCCGGCAACTACATCAAGGTGCAGTTCCTCGAGCTCAACATGCGGCGCGACGTGAAGGAGATCTATTCCCACATGACGTGCGCCACCGACACGCAGAACGTCAAATTTGTCTTCGACGCTGTCACCGACATCATCATCAAGGAGAACCTCAAAGACTGTGGCCTCTTCTGA